The nucleotide window GTCCCGTGACGTCCATGTAAGGGCAGAAAGCTCCATGACAGATCCAAATCTCTGAGAGGGACCCAGCCCTTACTGTACACAGAATGCCTGGCCTTGTAAGGACATGTGTCCCCTTCTCCCCCATCAATACCTCAAAGATCACTGGAACCTAGGGGAGTCTGGGGGTGCCACATTCTCCTAACTCTTATATTAACTCTCTATCTACGGTAATTGCATTGGATCTGCATATTAGATTCATTGCACATCAGTTCCAGGTCTGATGCCATGGCGTGGTGATagaggcagcagcagcgtgCTGTGGGACCCACCTGACCCCTGTACAGCCGGTCCAGGCTCTGGTCGATCCACTTCTCCACGTCCAGCcgcctctgcagctccttcctgTTGTACTTCACCGTGACCCGGGCGTGCCTCTTCGGGATGTTGCCGCCGGGCCCCGGGTCTGCTGAGCGCAGCTGCTCGCCTTCCTCCAGCGCAGAGCCGCTGCCGTCCGTCGCCATcgctgctgtgcgcgctgctcCGCTCTTACCACTTTCTCGCCTTTTGTCTCGCTGGCCAGTGCGGCGCTGGGAGGCGACAGCAGCGACTCTGCGGGCTGTCCGGATGTTTATGCGCTGCTCTGATCATTATCTAGGTGCTTTGCTCTGGCTCCAGGTCACTAGACCCGCCGCCGGTTCGTAGCTCCATTCCCTACCAAAGCCTCCGTCCATTCCTGCTTCCATTGCGTTAATAAATGACTTAGGCTACATGTAAAACATAACCTTTTATTCATGTAGCCAGCTTGGGGAATtgtgtcactcatttatttattttatttttaggtagGCTCTGcattacatttataaaatgctGCCACAACTTTCCATTCAACTCGATTGATATTAATTTTGGTTGCTTGGTGTTTGGACAGTTGGATTTGATAAAATATGACAGAATAttaccaaaaacataaaaaaaaaaaacatttcagcatTCTAGGTACAAAACATAGGTTTTCATAGGTCCGACTGCAGACTGCGCCGTTTACCTGGAAAAGTCTGGCATGAAACGACCCTCAatgctcaaataaaaaaagatgaaacaaaaaaaaatccatattttaATTGTAACCTTTCAGTTCATGGTGTAACATTCTTTTTGCAGAAAGGTATTCCTTTTCGAAGTTTGAAAGTTCATATAACATCAGCCCACCCTTGGACCAGCCAAGAGCGTCTTAACCCAGAGATGAAACCCTGAGCAGGACAAATAGGGTTatcaaataacaataaaaaagatattGAAATTgggcaaaaacattttatggcatACGTAATAAGATGCCTTTCAGAagcattttgtcacgttacagctacaaacttcaatgtagtATTTCAGAGGGATTTTGATttaccataaataaataaagtaccATAATCAATAAACTTGCATCTGTATTTAGACACCCCTGACTAAAATCCAGTGCACTAATTGGCTTCAGAAGACCTTGAAGCTAAATCTACATAAATCCTTGACAAACTGtcagaagctgcaaaaaaactacactgaggtggaggttctccttccagcaggactacCGCCCTGAGCACACAGCAGGGCTGGAACGGAATGGTGTCCATCAAAGCATAATCATGTGTTAGGGGCACAAAGCGCTGTGGCTATGAATtattgacccccccccccccaaaaaaactccTCATTAACACCTACAACCACATAATCACTGTTTTTACATAGTTAGGTAAGAACTGGACATGGCTGCTCTttagtttgaaaaataaactctTAATCTGTACCTATCACAGGATTCTTGCCATTTCTGTGTGAAAGGACTGTGAGGAAAATAACTGATGGATGAATTATTAATTAAGCTCTAAAACACACTTCTGATGGTGCCGTCCTGTGAAGCAGGGAACTAAAGGTAGAACCGTTtataaaaaatcttttattcCACATCACACACAACATGAACTTAAATAACATGAATGAAAACATGTAACAGAACACAAACTTTGGCATGAACTTAAAATGGCACAACATGATCAGTAACATATTATACTGTATATATCAGTCGAAGAAATGGCTCCTTACATCCCTGCGCCTCATCTTTGGGATATTTAACATATCCGGATGCGACATCAAACGTCGCTCTGCGCTCAGCGTCATATAAATATATCTCTACATCTGTGACAATCAAACTGAAGCCATAAACACaagttttcaaataaataaataatataaagaataaaaaatgatGGTGCGCACAACAAGGAAATAATGGTCAAAGGAAGattgaaatgcaaaacaaaaatctttttttttttaagaaaacaaagtgAATGTGTTGAAAATATATTGCTTCATCCTGCATTTGGTTTGTGTTGTAGGTCCTATCAGCGGCGGGTTACATTATTGGTCTCTTTGGGTCTTAAACATCAAAACAGCACAGTCCAATATAAGTTTCCAAAAATCATCATTAGTTCATGTCTCAGAACTTCACTTTTTACACTGACATTTCTATCCATTTATGCTTTTGCTCCTCTCttcaaaaagagagaaaagcaaCAAGTGCTAAAATGTTCTTTCCCCTGTCTCAACatgtgttttcccccagtttcATCTCAGCCCAGCTGCAGAGCCCAGCATGGCCTCGTCCCTCCACAGGAAGTCCTGGCGCTCGGCTCTGGCCAAGCTGCTCTCCACTGGGTTGTGCCGGTACCCGGGTCTGCCATCAGGGCAGAGGGTGAGGCTGAGGCGGGCTGTGCTGTTGCTGATCTTGAAGAGGCCGTTAGGACTGAGGAAAGCATCTCTCTCACTGCTTCCCAGGTTGTTGACGGCCTCTAAATCATTGTAGACTGCAATATCGCTCAGGTGCTTCCttccctccatcctcctccttctccgCCTCAGGAAAAGGATGCCCGCGAGCAGAACCAGCACCAGGACCGCCAGGAGGCAGGAGATGGTGAcggtggtggtggaggaggcCTGTGAGGCTTGCCGCAGAGCAGGCTTGAAACTGGGTTGAAGTGTGAACTCACAACTTGGACCCATGAAGCCCTTTGGACACTGGCACACAGGCCCAGTGAAGTGGGTGAAGCAAGTGCCCCCGTTTTGACAGGGACGGGCCCCGCAGGCGTCAGAGCGCACGCTGCAGTTCTTCCCAGTGTACCCCAAGGTGCAGGAACAGGTGTAGtcattcacaccatcctggCAGGTCCCAGCGTTTTGGCACGGATTCGAGGCACAATCGTCAATGTTGACCTGGCAGTTGGCACCGGTAAAACCTGGCTGACAACGGCACAAGATACTCTGGCCCAGGTCCAGACAGTCCCCACCTGAAGCAGGGAGAGACACGAAGCTCAGCATCCAGGAGAAATGATGGGCGGTCTTTAAAAAGAACTGTCAAAGTGATCATTCTTAAAAAGCTGCTCATTAACACTTCATCCACCAGATGGCGCCAGAGAGCTGGTTTCTGCCAGAACTCACCGTTCAGACAGGGCCTGTTGCTGCAGCGGTCCAGCTTCTTCTCACAGTTGGAGCCGGTGTAGCTGGGAGGGCAGCGGCAGGTGTAGCCTCCTGTCATCGTCTCTACGCACGTCCCGCCGTTAAAGCAGGGCCCGTCTGCACAGGTCATGGCAATGATCTCACAGTTCTTCCCATAGAATCCCTGAGGGCAGGTGCAGGAGTAGTCGTTCTCCAGGTCCTGGAGATGGATCACAAAAGCAAAACTTTAGTAATCACTCAACTTGGTGTTCAGAATTTGCGTTATGTTGAGTGCAGTAAAAGGTCAGCAGAGAACCCTGGGACCTGAGGTGGTCTCTGATACACAATAATGTTCATTTTGAAGAGGCAAATTTGCCATTTTTTAGGACAGCCTCTAACCTGGGCATGCTGCTCATTATTTAGATAGCTACATCTCTATTCCCTTGATCTgcaatgatcagacaggacacaaaGGTAGAGGCGTCGGTTATGAAACAGGGTCAACACTTACATTGCAGCTGCCTCCATTCTTGCAGGGGTTGCTGTCACACTCGTTGGTTTCCAGCTCACAGTTGGTCCCTCCGAAGCCGGGTCGACACGTACAGGTGTAGCTGCCCTGACCCGTGTTGGTGCAGGTCGCCCCGTTGGCGCATGGCTTGTGGTTGGTGCAGTAGTTGAGGTCCTGGTCGCAGAAGAGGCCCCCCCAGCCCTCCTGACAGTTACACTGCCACGGCTGGCTGCACGTCCCATGGAGACAGCCTGGGTAGCGCACGCATTCATTGCAGGAGGGGCCCTGCCAGCCCATGCGGCATGTACAGCCCCCTGGGGCCTCGCAGTAGCCGTGCTTCTCGCTGCAGTCCGCTGAGCAGATGGCTGGAGAAGAAAGGGAGGGGTGATTACAATGAGCACGCcttctcaaacacacacacacacacatgcaggccCCTCCACGTCTGAACCCCGCCTGGCCTCAGACTTCACTGTTGGTTAAGTATTAATCCAAGCAGCTGGCAGACACACAGCCCAAGAAAGAGGGTTTCCTTTATGTCCTCtccatcacacacacaaactgtcactctgtctctcacacacacacacacacacacacacacacacacacacacacacacacacacacacacacacacacacacacacacacacatatacacactcGTGCACACACGCATTCCCATTCAGATCACCTTGAAATATATGTGTCTAGTAGGGGCCACAACTCTTTCTCTTATTGTAGGGGAACAAACGGCAGATGGAACATCACAGCTTGTAccataaaaggacaaaaacccgCCCACAGAAACACATCCTCTGATAAAAAGTGCAGCTCTCAAAGCTCCAGAGGGTTTTCAtcagggtttttgtttgttcgttttttGGACACTGAAATTAGAAGTACACTTTTTTCACAATCTTTAGTACATTCTGAGACAGACTGATCTGTATTAGGAAGGAAGATACATTTTCGCAGTATTTCAGGATTATACTGAAAATATTAGAAGTTTGAGCACACTGAGAGGCCTTCTGTGTAAGGTTCATGATGACTATTGCCCATTAAATTGTGTGTGCTTTGTAGGGAAATGAAACTAGAACTGAACATCCACTACTATGTTACTGCTGGGATCAGGCATAACTCAGCTTAGGGCCTGCAGGCCAGCAGCGGCACCCAGGAGTACTTGACTTTATCACACAGAAACCAGATCACATAGCTTTAAAGTTTAAGCTAAACAATTTAAGTATGAGTCAAATCTAAATGTGATTTAAAGGATTTTGAGAAGCAAACGTAAAACTCGGAAGTTCTCCAAAAACATAAATGGTTTTTCTTAGGATTTAAAAGAGATGACAAAAGTTTTAGTTATAATCTTGAGCAGGGGAATTATAACTTTTGGCCACTAGTTTGATTGTGCTCCTGTTACATTTCATGCAATTTACAACTGCAAACTAACCAACACTTATATGACTTATAGTGGGTGGATCTTACTGACTCTGCAGATTCTGCACTGCAGTAaccacaatttatttatttgatgaaCAATGTGAATTGTAGTGGGAGTCCTTATTAGATCTGCTTAGAACCCATAAAGGCTTCATCAGTAATCCCAACTCACGCTCAGAGCAGTAGTTTCCCTTCCATCCCTCCAGGCAGATGCGGTTGCCCTCCTCGTCGCAGGTGTAGTGGCCCAGCGTGTCGTCCCTCGGCCTGCAGTAGTCTGCGCATCCGTCCCCGAAGTAGTACTCATCGCAGTAGACGTGGTAGGAGTAGCGCAGCTCGCTCTGCTCACCGAAATGCACATCCTGGGACCAGTCCTCGCCAATGGCAAGCCTCCTCCTGGTCGCCAGACGGCTAACAAGGTTGTTCTGGTTGTCTGAGAACAAAAGAAGAGGTTTGGTTTTCTGGCCATAAacatcatttatttcttttgctcttttttctgGAAACAACCTACCTGTGTACTCTGTGGGAGATTCTGCGTTCCAGGCTTCAATGATCAATGAAAAAGTCCCCTGAAACCCACAAAGAAACCATTGATGAGTGATATAGACATGATGGAGTTGGAACTTGTGAATTATTATTCAAAGTAAGTAGAATGgtctgcctctcgcccattgaatgctggagataggcaccagcaccccccgcgaccccatgagggataaagcggtttggaaaatggatggatggatggatggaagtagAATGGTTTCATAAACAGATGAGCAGCCGTGGTAGACTACAGGTACCAGTCATTTCGCCCTTGTTTGTACATTGGTTGTTTGTTGCAGTGGTGAAAAGAAAGCTGCTGACGGCAGACAAGCACCGAACAGCAATCAAGTCATCCCAAACGCTTTGACATCCAAAGATTCAAAGTAATTTTCTCAGAATCTTATAACAAAATATGTCTCCATTCAGCAGTATCCACCACCAGGAGGTTGATCAgagttgttttagttttgtccGGCCATCAACTGTCATAATGGCCCACTACAATCTGATGGTGCATATACAGGGAAGCTGGAGCACAGAGTGGAGCACAGAGTTCTCAGAAATCAGCATCCACACACACCCCACGGTAGGCCTActgtggggtgtgtgtgtgtgtatgggagGGGGGGGTATTGCCTATTTACAGCGCTGGGGTTGGTTAGACGtgctttttattgttgttgtaataataataataataataataataataataataataataataataataataataataataataataataataatctgtgtgttttttgtaattACCGGCCATTTGAAGTGGAAAGGGACCCTGATGGGAGCGCTGCTGGAGATCGAAGTGTGATCCGCCCGGATCACGTTGGTGTGGCCGGTGCCGAAGGTGCAGGGCGGCTCAGCTGAGATCACATCCTCCGGGTGTTTTAGGCAGATTCTGAAGAAGATGTGGCAGTCTCTGTGTCTCCTGCAAATGCGCTGCGCCGTGTGGAAGGAGTGGATCTTCAACTCGAAGACACCAGAGGACCAAACCTGCAGCAGCGCGAAGGTGGCCGTGAGACGCGGAGTGTGTAAACACATAAGTTATTTTATAAGTTAAAGTAATAAAAGCCAACTCACCATGTGCACCAAAGCCAAAGCCAAGATGCATCTCACGTGTACATGTGCCATTGTATTCGGTGAAGTCCGGTTCCTGGGTGTAAATTGATGTTCACATTCGCCGCGCGCAATGGTTCCAAAATAACAGGAGCAACCTTCGGATCTGTTCAGTGTATAAACAGTAAAATCTCTTAAAGTTTCATTACTATGGAGAAGGATATCCTTTTACTGTTTCCAAACCCCTTCTGGTGATCTCCCCCGGGGTCCCAATAGGATACTGACGCTGACTTGGTTCGGTTCTGGTGCGTAAAGGCGCAAAGGGGTTTTATACCCGCGCCTCCTGCGCGTCACCGGTAGGGAGGTGGAGCGTGCGCAGACCTCGGGGGAGCATCCTGACACGCGAGAGCTGCTTGGGGAATTAGGCCCACATTACATCTGGCCTGCAAGTCTGAGGAATATTCATAAGAAGCTGGCGCGGAGGAGAGCCACCCTGTCCTCCAATCAGGTTAATTAGCCACCCAAAATGAAAGTGATGGCGGTGGTCTGTCACAGGGACCCGGTGTATGGTGGCTTTGTTGGATTTCAGCAACAAATCAGCTGAGAACTAGTAGGAAATCAAAAGCCGCTTTAAAAGGAAGAGGCTAGAATAATTCAATTGAAGTTCCTTTGCTCTGGTGTTGACATGTAAGATTTTCATAGACAGCCCAGATTTACAGGATGAACTCAACTGTCAGAGTTTCTTGCATCAAATAACTTTCACTAAACTGAGACATTGCAATTTTCAGAGCTGTGGGTAATTTCTGAGCGAAACCATGGATGCAacctgctcaaaaaaaaaaaaaaaaaacagcagatgagccccccccccccccccccccccccccccttccagtACTGTAATTGCACCGACGCGTGTGTGGAGACAAAGGGTGGGCAGGTCCGGGATTAGACCTAGCAGTTATCCTGGCCTCCTCGGCTTGGTGATGAGAGGGGCACAAGAGGGGTGGGCTCTTTGTTTGGAGCTCAAGCGAACAGCTGTATGGTAATCAAACGGCACATGCTCGAGCTTGAGAGGCTCCATCCCCGCAGCTATTGTCTAACCGGAGGCTGTGCActgtgcaaacacacacacgggcCGACAGGCCGCAGAACCCTGGGCTCTCATTGGTTCAGGAGGAGCGCGGTGGGCTGAGGGGTCCAGCACCTGTCGCAGGGATGCGGTGGAGTAAACACACCTGAGCTGTTTGCCTACAAACACTGACCTGATTCACCGCGTCCACCATCAGTCCTGTGGCTGATAAAAATCTAACTGTTAATGTTTGGCATCAAGATTATTATGTCAAACATTAACATCTTGAAAGACCAGGTGAGGTAAATTGCGTCTGTCAGTCTGGTGGtaaagtctgaaaaaaaaatctgagcagCAGACGTAATAATGAATGACGCTGATTCGAGTCTAAACAGATTTCTAACATGATAAGTTATATTTTCTGCCCTAGAGTGAATGTATCCTTTCACAATGCTCTGAGGCTGTGTGTGGCGCCTGGGGGAgcgcggggggtggggggggggggggcattcatATTACAATGAGTCAGAGGGGACGCGTGCCTGAGGAGCCCACCCCCTCTCCCACTGCCAGCCTGCCACGCTTCTCTGCAGAACAATAAACATCCACCATGTGCACATGTGAAGAGAGCAAAAAAGAATCGGTGGGGATGTCAGAGGGGCGATACTTGAAACGCTGGAAGGGTCCTGGCTCAGAATGAATGGAGCAAAACCGTCTGATGAAAGTGGAACTGAAGAAAAGTCAGGAGTTCCAGGAAGGTCTCTGCTGCATGAAGACGGGCAGTCAGGCTGTCTGTGTGCTGTCTGAGGAGAACGGTGCACTATAGCACTCTACACATCATGGTGACACAGGTTAGAAAGTAAAGGTCTGAAGTTCTCAGTGTCAGCAGTAAACTGCACTCACTGATTTTGTTGGGGTGAACTTGGCTACATGTAACGCAGAATAGTCCAGTTATCTTTGACCAGGGGTGCTCTCTCAATCCTCTACTACTTTTTCTccatctattaatttatttctggaCTAGGGGAAAAACCTTCATGCtcagccaccccccccccccccccctcccccaaataaaataaataaagttgaaactCCCAGTTTTCAGTAGTCCACCATTTTGCATCTTTAGCAGTTTTTAGCCATCTGGTATGAAATGGAGCTGTTTGCCGGGACGTTTTGCACTGACTTTGTCAGGAGGACATGCTGGGCCTCCTTTACCAACCAGgggtttaaaatatatttttttaactgctcaTTTCAAGGGAATATTACATAATGTCCCCCAGCAGGGCATTATTTTGGCTTGATTGGGGAGTGACAAACTGGCAAACAAGacccaaaataaacagaaattggGTGTAATATAAAGTCTTTAGAAAATAACATGTGGTgatgttaaattaaaagaaagttttttttctcttcatgaaaAAACGCCATAAATGATATCAGTTTAAGAAAACTGGTACTCACAGCTTAGTGCCTATTGGAGGGAAAGAAATGACCAGACAGTGGGAGAAAGTCGGTGTATGAATTGGAGAAGGGGTTCATTTTCTCCCTAATTTTGTCAGAGTCAGACGCCCCGTCTACCTTTAAGGCTAACTTTACTCTCTAACGGAGAAGAATGTTGTTGCAGAGGGAATGCAGAAAATCTAATCCATGTATTTTATAGCATGTCCAGTGATTCCAGTAAAAAATGCTACACCAAGAATTTTGATGTGAATGAAAAATGGAAAGCATCTCTCCAGTTTtagcttttctgtgttttctccttGTCAAATCCTGAACAGAATTTAAGATTCTTCTTCTGAAATGAGCTCTTCGCTCGCCCTGCTAGTCCCTGTGGTTGCTATAGCACAgaaaatgggaggcagatctttcaGTTATCAGGGTCTTCACTTGTAGAACCAGCTCCATATTGTTGtctttgaggcagacaccctgtctactttaaaGACTGACATTAAAACTTAGATTACTCATAAACCTCAGAGTGGCTTTGGTTATCCTGAACTATCTCTGTATTTATGCTGCTATATCTTTAGGGTCCTGCAGGACACACTGGCCCTATTTATTCTTATAAGCTTCTTTACGGTACATGTAAGCATGTACTACTAATGTCCCCGTTTActttttgttgtctttctttTCCCCCATAGACAGTACACCCCCACCAGTGCTTCGGTGTTTGCCTCTTTCTGTCCACTCCTGCAGCCCCGGGCTGGTTGAGGTGGTCGCTGCTCATCCTGAGCCTTTAGCTACTGGAGCTTTCTACTGGATAGCAGCCTGCTCCTGATGGGAGATCATGTGGAAGTAGAAATTCTATGCTGATCAGCTGATTTCTGTTAATAGACAACTTTTTATTAACACTGTATGCGCgacaggctgcacagtggagtttgcatgcaggggttctctctgggtactccagcttcttcacaccgtctaaaaacatgactatcaagttaattggtctctctaaattgcctttaggtgtgagtgtgtgcatggttgtctgtctctgtgttgtcctgtgacgGACTGGTGACCAATGCAGGATGtgccctgcctctcgcccagtgaccaccagagacaggcaccagccccccGCGACTCTGCAAATATAAGCAGGTATAGTcagtgaatggatggataagtTAGTAACTGAAGTTTAGGCACATTTCTGTctactatgaaaaaaatacCCTTCCAATTCTATCACAAAAAAGCTCCAAATGAATGGGACATTCTTGCCCACGCTGAGTGGATGAAAGCCTCTGACTGCTACCGTAAATGTTGATAATACCAAATACGCATGTGTCTTTTGCAGTAAGGTATTCAGGGGGGAAAAGTCATTAAATCTGAATCAAATCAAGCAGACATATCATCTCAGATGAAAAGCTTTTAGTAAATGTCATCAACAAAAAAGACGTGGACTGATTTTTCTCCTGGTCTAGGAGTTCTTTTTCCTGCCTATAAAGCATTGAAGGATTCTTTGCTGAATCATTTTGACACTTGTAGCATTTTTAGCTCTGAACCAAGGCATGTGTGTTCATGTGAGATTTCCTGCTAGTCCTAACTCTGCATCCAGCCATCATGGTCCACACATAACATGCTGACTTTAAACGTGTGCACGGAGACAGTCCACAGCATATCTGTTGCATCTCCTTGAAGGAGCATGTTGATGCCTTTGTGTGAGGGGAGCAGATGGACACTGCTGCTGTCGTCTGTATTACTTGCCGGAGTGTGACACGCGTGTGCCACGGGGCATGGGAACCTAAGCGGACTGGAGTCATCCCCCACTCCCCGCACCTCCTATCACTTTGACTGGCCAGCATCTGCCCATCCACAGCCGCACAGCAGCTTGGAGATCGTTCTCCCCCAGGACCCTGGGGAGAAAGAGAGGGGTATCTCCATCAAATCTGCCCCCCCTAGGCCCTCGGGGGAGAAGTCGGTCTGCTGTAGCCGCCTCTGAAGGCCCGGCCGGCTGTCTGCCTGTGGGACAAAAGGAGGTGTGGAGTGGGTGTCTGGTGGGTGGTGGTGTTATGTTAGTGTGTGCGGACATGGAGCCTCAGATAATTTATGCATGTAATTTGGTTGATTGGTTTATCTCATTAGGATTCTGGATGCTTACACTGACACTGAGGAAATCTATGGTTTCAGTCACAGGGTACGTCAGTGACAGGGCGTGCATTAAAACGTGAATCACCCACAGACAGTATGTAAACTGGaacttttccctttttattgaCCTCAGCCtacaaataaatgtgtcttttaAACTCTTTGAGATCAAATAGATCTTCTTTCTCCAAGCTGTCTTAATTGAACAATCAATTGAATATTCCTTTTGTTCTACTGCATATCAgctcacagtaaaaaaaaaaataaataaaagacaatgGCTTCTCTCTACCACTTCCAAATTGTtacactaaaaataaatgagtgttttttttttttggggggggggaagggggggttCATGTAAGGAGCCCAAACACTCCCTTAAAGTTTTctcctgttttggttttgtttgtcacacttaaatatttcagatcatttAAGAAATTTGATTGAGTcaaataaaatttgtataaatacTGATGCTGATGTCTGTTTTAAGGGAAAATGGAGAAAAGTCCATGTGGAGAAAAGTATTTGCCCTCTAAACTTCATAGTCAGGTGTGTCATCCTTGGCAGCAAAACCCACCAAGAAGCAATTTAAGTAACTGGTAATCAGTCTTTCCCATTGCCATGGAGGAAGTTTGGTCCATTCTGCTTTGCTGAattgtttaaaaggtttttgaCCAGCTTTTCTGTGGTCATGCTGCAGCCATTGAAGTCTGGGCCTTGACAAAGCAACtacaaatatgttttacttGGCCACAAAGAGAGGGGTCTCTTCAACAAATCTGACCCCCATTATTTTACTTTGAGCCAAACCACCAAAGCTGAATCACCAAAACAAACCCAGACCATCACTCTACCGCCGCCAGGTTTAACTGCCAGTACAATGTAACTTTTTTAGAAATGCTGTGTTAGTTTTACGCCAGACGTAAAGGGAAGCACCACTTCCAAAAGGTTTCACTGTTCCTAAAAGTCTTTGAGATTTCCAGGATGGTTGTTGGGAAATATGGGACGGatctttgtgttctttattgTCATCCATTCTCAGACAGGAACTCTTCCATTAATGCCCGTTTCTCCCTGTCTTAGAGTAATTCTGGCAGACCAACCACACCTTATTAAAGAGGGTTCTTCACCGTTCCACGTTCTCTCCATTGTTCTAATGGCTCACTGTGCTTCCCTGGAGTCCCAAGTCTTTAAAATGGCTTTGTAATTCTTTCCAGACTGCTAAATGTATTTagttctcatctgttcttggattttttttagactgGGGTGTGATGTATTGCTTTTTAAGACCTTCTAATAGATTCCCTTAAAAGCAGGTTTATTCATATACTGCCAAtccacaacaaaaaaagttaaataaatacataacagTAGTTTCTAAGTCAGTTAAGTATATTCCAAACTTATTGTAGTGTTTAAACAATGCAATGAAGTTTAGTTGACCtttcaaattggttaaaaagtcttctatccacaaaaaaaaaactccagcaatTTGCATGACTTCACTGACTTGCAGCAATAACTCCTAAATGAACATATTGTTTAAGttgttaactttgcagcaatccctctgaTGATGCATGCAGTGACAGCAGAAAATAAACCTCCCATTTAACATGAAGAAGCCTCCAAAACAGCCTGGTTTAGTGAGAGTAGCACCGACTAACTAGTGATTTGAGAAGATAgaggatacacacacacaaaagcttTCAAAGTATTCTGATTAATCTTCtaagtttaaaaacaagtaaagagTTGATGACAGTTCCTGCTTTAATAGTTTTGTCAAAGAGAAAAGACACCGGAACAGATAcgctctgagccagttttatAGGCTAT belongs to Fundulus heteroclitus isolate FHET01 chromosome 11, MU-UCD_Fhet_4.1, whole genome shotgun sequence and includes:
- the dlb gene encoding delta-like protein B isoform X1, with translation MAHVHVRCILALALVHMVWSSGVFELKIHSFHTAQRICRRHRDCHIFFRICLKHPEDVISAEPPCTFGTGHTNVIRADHTSISSSAPIRVPFHFKWPGTFSLIIEAWNAESPTEYTGRLFPEKRAKEINDVYGQKTKPLLLFSDNQNNLVSRLATRRRLAIGEDWSQDVHFGEQSELRYSYHVYCDEYYFGDGCADYCRPRDDTLGHYTCDEEGNRICLEGWKGNYCSEPICSADCSEKHGYCEAPGGCTCRMGWQGPSCNECVRYPGCLHGTCSQPWQCNCQEGWGGLFCDQDLNYCTNHKPCANGATCTNTGQGSYTCTCRPGFGGTNCELETNECDSNPCKNGGSCNDLENDYSCTCPQGFYGKNCEIIAMTCADGPCFNGGTCVETMTGGYTCRCPPSYTGSNCEKKLDRCSNRPCLNGGDCLDLGQSILCRCQPGFTGANCQVNIDDCASNPCQNAGTCQDGVNDYTCSCTLGYTGKNCSVRSDACGARPCQNGGTCFTHFTGPVCQCPKGFMGPSCEFTLQPSFKPALRQASQASSTTTVTISCLLAVLVLVLLAGILFLRRRRRRMEGRKHLSDIAVYNDLEAVNNLGSSERDAFLSPNGLFKISNSTARLSLTLCPDGRPGYRHNPVESSLARAERQDFLWRDEAMLGSAAGLR
- the dlb gene encoding delta-like protein B isoform X2, whose amino-acid sequence is MAHVHVRCILALALVHMVWSSGVFELKIHSFHTAQRICRRHRDCHIFFRICLKHPEDVISAEPPCTFGTGHTNVIRADHTSISSSAPIRVPFHFKWPGTFSLIIEAWNAESPTEYTDNQNNLVSRLATRRRLAIGEDWSQDVHFGEQSELRYSYHVYCDEYYFGDGCADYCRPRDDTLGHYTCDEEGNRICLEGWKGNYCSEPICSADCSEKHGYCEAPGGCTCRMGWQGPSCNECVRYPGCLHGTCSQPWQCNCQEGWGGLFCDQDLNYCTNHKPCANGATCTNTGQGSYTCTCRPGFGGTNCELETNECDSNPCKNGGSCNDLENDYSCTCPQGFYGKNCEIIAMTCADGPCFNGGTCVETMTGGYTCRCPPSYTGSNCEKKLDRCSNRPCLNGGDCLDLGQSILCRCQPGFTGANCQVNIDDCASNPCQNAGTCQDGVNDYTCSCTLGYTGKNCSVRSDACGARPCQNGGTCFTHFTGPVCQCPKGFMGPSCEFTLQPSFKPALRQASQASSTTTVTISCLLAVLVLVLLAGILFLRRRRRRMEGRKHLSDIAVYNDLEAVNNLGSSERDAFLSPNGLFKISNSTARLSLTLCPDGRPGYRHNPVESSLARAERQDFLWRDEAMLGSAAGLR